The Artemia franciscana chromosome 11, ASM3288406v1, whole genome shotgun sequence genome has a segment encoding these proteins:
- the LOC136032795 gene encoding myosin-M heavy chain-like isoform X1 codes for MKSRNGSLMNVQVPGPFVSRVLVSWDDGPPLHFEGMADNSNEGKFITKIKVQSDEGMGHNVKFHHESEYDINRTLCTIDAANYITSFSVNKDESCISLNYADVDEVPCDSLEQNIYSEVRTESEENLKDCHIIQKGYDQIDIKSAESFHKKVFRLSTALERHDSGLGSELHTPLKRLGFRQKQQDWCWDCDAPIHTTNKDSRNGLCDACVKRRGQRREAVGELLESELRYSRDLRLVQEEFHRPMLAAGLLDQCQTLVLFNNISDLYRHSISLVTGLRQAIGRAAANGDVDLMTVCIGRLILEHAAMLPAFRHYCSYAGEAFKLLAQIESQIGPVQTFLKTSERDNPLLRRMGLHAFLMVPIQRVTKYPLLLQRIVDATPSWHTEARKWLEAAKALLQHHLQAIDDAVGKLQSYSGKGPKTRTKFKM; via the exons ATGAAATCAAGAAATGGAA gttTAATGAATGTCCAGGTTCCTGGCCCATTTGTTTCAAGAGTTCTAGTGTCATGGGATGATGGCCCTCCCCTTCATTTCGAAGGTATGGCAGATAATAGTAACGAGGGAAAGTTTATCACAAAGATAAAGGTGCAGAGTGATGAAGGAATGGGACATAATGTCAAGTTTCATCATGAATCTGAATATGATATAAATAGAACACTTTGTACAATTGATGCAGCAAACTACATCACATCTTTTAGTGTTAATAAAGATGAAAGCTGCATCAgcttaaattatgctgatgTAGATGAAGTACCTTGTGATAGTTtagaacaaaatatatattctgaAGTTAGAACTGAAAGtgaagaaaatttgaaagattGTCACATTATTCAAAAGGGATATGATCAAATAGACATAAAATCTGCAGAATCTTttcacaaaaaagtttttcgactatccACTGCATTAGAGAGGCATGATTCTGGGCTTGGTTCAGAGCTTCACACACCACTAAAGCGATTAGGTTTCAGGCAGAAGCAGCAAGACTGGTGCTGGGATTGTGATGCACCAATACACACAACCAACAAAGA ttcAAGAAATGGATTATGCGACGCCTGCGTAAAACGACGGGGACAGAGACGAGAAGCTGTTGGTGAGTTGTTAGAGTCTGAGCTACGATACTCTCGGGATTTGAGACTTGTTCAAGAAGAGTTTCACCGACCGATGTTAGCTGCTGGTTTGCTCGACCAGTGCCAAACTTTGGTTCTATTTAATAACATCAGTGACCTTTATAG ACATTCCATATCATTAGTCACTGGGCTTAGGCAAGCGATTGGCCGTGCTGCAGCCAATGGTGACGTGGACCTGATGACCGTTTGTATTGGTCGCTTAATCTTGGAACATGCTGCTATGTTACCTGCATTTCGTCACTATTGCTCATATGCT gGAGAAGCTTTCAAACTCCTTGCTCAAATAGAATCTCAAATTGGGCCTGTACAGACATTTCTGAAGACATCAGAACGAGATAATCCCCTACTAAGACGAATGGGCTTACATGCATTTTTGATGGTTCCAATACAACGAGTCACAAAATACCCATTACTTCTTCAACGAATCGTTGATGCTACTCCTTCTTGGCACACGGAAGCACGGAAGTGGCTGGAAGCAGCTAAAGCGCTCCTGCAACACCATCTTCAAGCAATTGATGAC gCTGTTGGCAAATTACAATCGTACAGTGGAAAAGGGCCGAAAACAcgtacaaaatttaaaatgtaa
- the LOC136032795 gene encoding myosin-M heavy chain-like isoform X2 produces MNVQVPGPFVSRVLVSWDDGPPLHFEGMADNSNEGKFITKIKVQSDEGMGHNVKFHHESEYDINRTLCTIDAANYITSFSVNKDESCISLNYADVDEVPCDSLEQNIYSEVRTESEENLKDCHIIQKGYDQIDIKSAESFHKKVFRLSTALERHDSGLGSELHTPLKRLGFRQKQQDWCWDCDAPIHTTNKDSRNGLCDACVKRRGQRREAVGELLESELRYSRDLRLVQEEFHRPMLAAGLLDQCQTLVLFNNISDLYRHSISLVTGLRQAIGRAAANGDVDLMTVCIGRLILEHAAMLPAFRHYCSYAGEAFKLLAQIESQIGPVQTFLKTSERDNPLLRRMGLHAFLMVPIQRVTKYPLLLQRIVDATPSWHTEARKWLEAAKALLQHHLQAIDDAVGKLQSYSGKGPKTRTKFKM; encoded by the exons ATGAATGTCCAGGTTCCTGGCCCATTTGTTTCAAGAGTTCTAGTGTCATGGGATGATGGCCCTCCCCTTCATTTCGAAGGTATGGCAGATAATAGTAACGAGGGAAAGTTTATCACAAAGATAAAGGTGCAGAGTGATGAAGGAATGGGACATAATGTCAAGTTTCATCATGAATCTGAATATGATATAAATAGAACACTTTGTACAATTGATGCAGCAAACTACATCACATCTTTTAGTGTTAATAAAGATGAAAGCTGCATCAgcttaaattatgctgatgTAGATGAAGTACCTTGTGATAGTTtagaacaaaatatatattctgaAGTTAGAACTGAAAGtgaagaaaatttgaaagattGTCACATTATTCAAAAGGGATATGATCAAATAGACATAAAATCTGCAGAATCTTttcacaaaaaagtttttcgactatccACTGCATTAGAGAGGCATGATTCTGGGCTTGGTTCAGAGCTTCACACACCACTAAAGCGATTAGGTTTCAGGCAGAAGCAGCAAGACTGGTGCTGGGATTGTGATGCACCAATACACACAACCAACAAAGA ttcAAGAAATGGATTATGCGACGCCTGCGTAAAACGACGGGGACAGAGACGAGAAGCTGTTGGTGAGTTGTTAGAGTCTGAGCTACGATACTCTCGGGATTTGAGACTTGTTCAAGAAGAGTTTCACCGACCGATGTTAGCTGCTGGTTTGCTCGACCAGTGCCAAACTTTGGTTCTATTTAATAACATCAGTGACCTTTATAG ACATTCCATATCATTAGTCACTGGGCTTAGGCAAGCGATTGGCCGTGCTGCAGCCAATGGTGACGTGGACCTGATGACCGTTTGTATTGGTCGCTTAATCTTGGAACATGCTGCTATGTTACCTGCATTTCGTCACTATTGCTCATATGCT gGAGAAGCTTTCAAACTCCTTGCTCAAATAGAATCTCAAATTGGGCCTGTACAGACATTTCTGAAGACATCAGAACGAGATAATCCCCTACTAAGACGAATGGGCTTACATGCATTTTTGATGGTTCCAATACAACGAGTCACAAAATACCCATTACTTCTTCAACGAATCGTTGATGCTACTCCTTCTTGGCACACGGAAGCACGGAAGTGGCTGGAAGCAGCTAAAGCGCTCCTGCAACACCATCTTCAAGCAATTGATGAC gCTGTTGGCAAATTACAATCGTACAGTGGAAAAGGGCCGAAAACAcgtacaaaatttaaaatgtaa